Proteins from one Oncorhynchus masou masou isolate Uvic2021 chromosome 12, UVic_Omas_1.1, whole genome shotgun sequence genomic window:
- the LOC135550842 gene encoding creatine kinase M-type, whose protein sequence is MPFGNTHNNFKLNFKVEEEYPDLTKHNNHMAKVLTKDMYAKLRDKQTPSGFTLDDVIQTGVDNPGHPFIMTVGCVAGDEESYEIFKDLLDPIISDRHSGYKPTDKHKTDLNFENLKGGDDLDPNYVLSSRVRTGRSIKGYTLPPHNSRGERRAVEKLSVEALNTLDGEFKGKYYPLNKMTDAEQEQLIADHFLFDKPVSPLLLGAGMARDWPDARGIWHNDAKSFLVWVNEEDHLRVISMEKGGNMKEVFRRFCVGLKRIEETFKKHNHGFMWNEHLGYVLTCPSNLGTGLRGGVHVKLPKLSKHPKFEEILTRLRLQKRGTGGVDTASVGGVFDISNADRLGSSEVAQVQMVVDGVKLMVEMEKKLEKGEAIDGMIPAQK, encoded by the exons ATGCCTTTCGGTAACACCCACAACAACTTCAAACTCAACTTCAAAGTTGAGGAGGAGTACCCTGACCTCACCAAGCACAACAACCACATGGCCAAGGTGCTGACCAAGGACATGTACGCCAAGCTGAGGGACAAGCAGACCCCCTCTGGCTTCACCTTGGATGACGTCATCCAGACTGGTGTCGACAACCCCG gtcACCCCTTCATCATGACTGTTGGCTGCGTGGCTGGTGATGAGGAGTCCTACGAGATCTTCAAGGATCTGTTGGACCCCATCATCTCAGATCGTCATAGTGGATACAAGCCCACAGACAAGCACAAGACCGACCTGAACTTTGAGAACCTGAAG GGAGGTGATGACCTGGACCCCAACTACGTCCTGTCCAGCCGTGTGCGTACTGGCCGCAGCATCAAGGGATACACCCTGCCCCCCCACAACAGCCGTGGCGAGCGCAGAGCAGTGGAGAAACTGTCCGTCGAGG CTCTGAACACCCTGGACGGTGAATTCAAGGGAAAGTACTACCCCCTGAATAAGATGACCGATGCCGAGCAGGAGCAGCTTATCGCTGACCATTTCTTGTTTGACAAGCCCGTCTCCCCCCTGCTGCTGGGCGCTGGTATGGCCCGTGACTGGCCCGATGCAAGAGGAATCTG GCATAACGATGCCAAGAGCTTCTTGGTCTGGGTGAATGAGGAGGATCACCTGCGTGTCATCTCCATGGAGAAGGGCGGCAACATGAAGGAGGTCTTCAGACGCTTCTGCGTTGGTCTGAAAAGG ATTGAGGAGACTTTCAAGAAGCACAACCACGGCTTCATGTGGAACGAGCATCTTGGCTACGTGCTGACCTGCCCCTCCAACTTGGGAACTGGTCTGCGTGGTGGCGTGCACGTCAAGCTGCCCAAGCTGAGCAAACACCCCAAGTTTGAGGAGATCCTGACCAGGCTGCGTCTGCAGAAGCGtggcacag GTGGCGTGGACACCGCCTCCGTGGGTGGAGTGTTCGACATCTCCAACGCTGACCGTCTGGGATCTTCTGAGGTAGCTCAGGTCCAGATGGTGGTGGATGGTGTCAAGCTCATGGTGGAAATGGAGAAGAAGCTGGAGAAGGGAGAGGCCATCGACGGCATGATCCCCGCCCAGAAGTAA